A genomic region of Candidatus Hydrogenedentota bacterium contains the following coding sequences:
- a CDS encoding twin-arginine translocation signal domain-containing protein yields the protein MESRDKSTGTSRRNFLKNTGALGAGLYLGGLAKSAVAAGETLAINGGAKAVTHVAKDPTRWPIYGEEEIAQVSALLLNPSYTPVAEFEEAWQAFFDCPLVKAHFNGTSALTSMLFATDFPEGSEILVPDYSTWFPVVPMRFFGLVPVFVDVNPNTMNLDVEDCKKHLTAKTKAILPVHWFGLPCDMDDICAFADEHGLSVLEDASHAHGAKGNGKLVGNWGRMAGFSLQGSKPLPAIEGGMAMYKDRGDYERAVTYGNYDLPNSFPEDSPYRKYQGTAFGSKLRIHPVAAILGRLQLAQLVDRNTAGIAQMARLNERLSQLPGLSPQYVRPGIDRVYYSKNMFFIDEAKAGFSREKAIAALQAEGVDVTAFTWTLLHTYPVMSESKYWRHMPVLPDAVPGCDQANRQAIQLPYWTSDQPELVEQYAAAFEKVWANKNKLA from the coding sequence ATGGAATCCAGAGACAAGAGTACCGGTACCTCCCGCCGCAACTTTCTAAAAAATACGGGAGCATTGGGGGCAGGTTTATACCTCGGCGGTCTTGCCAAATCTGCCGTTGCTGCCGGTGAGACACTAGCCATAAACGGCGGTGCCAAAGCAGTGACCCACGTAGCGAAGGATCCGACCCGTTGGCCGATCTACGGTGAAGAAGAGATTGCTCAGGTCTCCGCATTACTCCTGAACCCGAGCTATACGCCCGTGGCTGAATTCGAAGAAGCATGGCAAGCCTTCTTCGATTGTCCCCTGGTGAAAGCGCATTTTAACGGAACCAGCGCGCTGACTTCCATGCTCTTTGCCACGGACTTTCCCGAAGGCAGCGAAATCCTTGTGCCGGACTATAGCACGTGGTTCCCCGTCGTTCCCATGCGCTTCTTCGGATTGGTCCCTGTCTTTGTCGACGTGAATCCCAATACTATGAATCTGGATGTGGAAGACTGCAAAAAACATTTGACCGCAAAAACAAAAGCGATTCTCCCCGTCCACTGGTTTGGGCTGCCTTGCGACATGGACGATATTTGCGCCTTTGCCGATGAACACGGCTTGTCTGTCCTTGAAGATGCGAGCCATGCCCATGGCGCAAAGGGCAACGGAAAACTAGTGGGCAACTGGGGTCGTATGGCAGGTTTCAGCCTGCAAGGCTCCAAACCGCTGCCCGCGATTGAAGGCGGCATGGCGATGTATAAGGATCGGGGCGATTACGAGCGCGCCGTCACTTACGGCAACTATGATCTTCCGAACAGCTTCCCGGAAGACAGTCCCTATCGCAAATATCAAGGAACCGCCTTTGGTTCTAAATTGCGCATCCATCCCGTTGCCGCCATTTTGGGCCGTCTCCAGCTGGCGCAGCTGGTCGATCGTAATACAGCGGGTATCGCGCAAATGGCGAGGCTTAACGAGCGTCTCAGCCAGCTTCCCGGTCTGTCACCACAATATGTACGCCCCGGAATTGACCGCGTTTACTACTCGAAAAATATGTTTTTCATTGATGAAGCCAAAGCCGGTTTCAGCCGAGAAAAGGCGATAGCCGCGTTGCAGGCTGAAGGCGTCGATGTAACCGCTTTCACCTGGACCTTGCTTCACACCTATCCCGTGATGAGCGAGTCGAAATACTGGCGTCATATGCCGGTGCTGCCCGATGCCGTTCCCGGATGTGACCAAGCCAACCGTCAGGCGATCCAATTGCCCTATTGGACTTCTGACCAGCCCGAATTGGTGGAACAATATGCCGCCGCTTTCGAAAAAGTATGGGCAAACAAGAATAAACTTGCCTGA